The following proteins come from a genomic window of Micromonospora zamorensis:
- a CDS encoding DUF1772 domain-containing protein has product MSRIKLTWIVLIVLVWAAMMSFGGVAAETVMLYPNIFGDAPASLDRAREFLVAGGPSDYFPPLGASVVLTSLAATALTWRNRRLRWYVAAAAVVFIACEFLFSVVFFWPRNEIMFVDPVGTHSPEYLRQVAEEFVAGHWVRLVGGAVTSALAFTALLRFARDTAPVRVER; this is encoded by the coding sequence GTGTCCCGTATCAAGCTGACCTGGATCGTGCTCATCGTGCTCGTCTGGGCGGCGATGATGTCATTTGGTGGGGTCGCGGCCGAGACCGTGATGCTCTACCCGAACATCTTCGGGGATGCCCCCGCCTCGCTGGACCGGGCCCGTGAGTTCCTGGTCGCCGGCGGCCCGAGCGACTACTTCCCGCCGCTGGGCGCCTCGGTCGTCCTGACGAGCCTCGCCGCGACCGCCCTCACGTGGCGCAATCGGCGACTGCGGTGGTACGTAGCCGCCGCCGCGGTGGTCTTCATCGCCTGCGAGTTCCTGTTCTCGGTGGTGTTCTTCTGGCCGCGCAACGAGATCATGTTCGTCGACCCGGTCGGCACGCACTCCCCGGAGTATCTGCGCCAGGTTGCCGAGGAGTTCGTCGCCGGCCACTGGGTACGCCTCGTCGGCGGAGCGGTGACGTCCGCGCTGGCATTCACCGCCCTGCTGCGCTTCGCCCGGGACACGGCGCCGGTACGGGTCGAGCGATGA
- a CDS encoding cupin domain-containing protein — MTDRQRATPAIPDDDPSRTLTVANPDDPATTYISLAGGTYAMLITGKQTNGQYCLIDMRIPDGGGPPPHRHDFEEMFTILEGEIEFTFRGEKHLVRAGSTVNIPANAPHNFRNTSGAPARMLCVCTPAGQDEYFLRVGDKVAGKDAPPPQLTDDEMAERRQRATDLAPEYRTEML; from the coding sequence ATGACCGACCGCCAGCGCGCCACCCCGGCCATCCCGGACGACGATCCGAGCCGAACCCTGACCGTGGCCAACCCCGACGACCCCGCAACCACCTACATCTCTCTCGCCGGTGGCACCTACGCCATGCTGATCACCGGCAAGCAGACCAACGGTCAGTACTGCCTCATCGACATGCGCATCCCCGACGGCGGAGGACCGCCGCCACACCGGCACGACTTCGAGGAAATGTTCACCATTCTCGAAGGCGAGATCGAGTTCACCTTCCGCGGAGAGAAGCACCTCGTCCGAGCCGGCTCCACAGTCAACATCCCGGCCAACGCGCCGCACAATTTCCGCAACACCTCCGGCGCACCCGCCCGCATGCTGTGCGTCTGCACCCCCGCAGGCCAGGACGAATACTTCCTCCGCGTCGGCGACAAGGTCGCCGGCAAGGACGCACCGCCGCCGCAGCTCACCGACGACGAGATGGCGGAGCGCCGGCAACGCGCAACCGATCTGGCACCCGAGTACCGCACCGAGATGCTCTGA
- a CDS encoding ricin-type beta-trefoil lectin domain protein, with the protein MTRRRPILGFLATAAVVVVTVGAAALASGLSTTASAANVGAAAATAGCGKAPGLNSGTHTIQSSGKSRSFILRLPDSYNNTYAHRLAFGFHWLGGTANQVASGGTDGAAWAYYGMLSQANNSTIFVAPQGLNNGWGNSNGEDVTFTDDMIRVIENALCVDTTQRFSVGFSYGGAMSYSLACSRPTVFRAVAAIAAPGAISGCSGGTQPVAYLGIHGINDNIPSGRSLRDRFVRNNGCAAQNPPEPAAGSRTHITTAYSCQAGYPVVWAAFDGGHQQGPVDGCAGCESGARSWVKQEVWRFFTQFGSTVPPTTPPPSTPPPGQQNVLIAGSQSGRCIDIPNSSTSNGARPQLWDCHGGTNQRWTHTANRTLTVYGNKCLDASGAGSSNGTAVLIWDCNGQPNQQWNVNSNGTITGVQSGLCLDAVGSGTANGTQLHLWACHGGANQQWSTRN; encoded by the coding sequence ATGACAAGACGCAGACCCATCCTTGGTTTTCTCGCGACGGCGGCAGTCGTCGTCGTGACCGTGGGCGCGGCGGCGCTGGCCAGTGGCTTGAGCACCACTGCGTCCGCCGCGAACGTCGGAGCCGCCGCAGCGACCGCCGGGTGCGGCAAGGCGCCCGGACTGAACAGCGGCACCCACACCATCCAGAGCAGCGGCAAGAGCCGCAGCTTCATCCTTCGGCTGCCCGACAGCTACAACAACACCTATGCCCACCGGCTGGCCTTCGGGTTCCACTGGCTTGGCGGCACCGCCAACCAGGTCGCGTCGGGTGGAACCGACGGAGCCGCCTGGGCCTACTACGGCATGCTCTCCCAGGCGAACAACAGCACCATCTTCGTCGCCCCGCAGGGCCTCAACAACGGCTGGGGCAACTCCAACGGCGAGGACGTGACCTTCACCGACGACATGATCCGCGTCATCGAGAACGCTCTCTGCGTCGACACCACGCAACGTTTCTCGGTCGGGTTCAGCTACGGCGGCGCGATGAGCTACTCGTTGGCGTGTTCCCGACCGACGGTGTTCCGCGCGGTCGCGGCAATCGCGGCCCCGGGGGCGATCAGCGGATGCAGCGGCGGCACCCAGCCGGTGGCGTACCTGGGGATTCACGGCATCAACGACAACATCCCGAGCGGGCGGTCGCTGCGCGACAGGTTCGTCCGCAACAACGGTTGCGCCGCGCAGAACCCGCCCGAACCAGCGGCGGGCAGCCGGACCCACATCACCACCGCATACTCCTGCCAGGCCGGATACCCGGTGGTCTGGGCCGCGTTCGACGGCGGCCACCAGCAAGGTCCGGTGGACGGGTGCGCCGGCTGTGAGAGCGGCGCGCGGAGCTGGGTCAAGCAGGAGGTGTGGCGCTTCTTCACCCAGTTCGGCTCGACCGTGCCGCCCACCACTCCGCCACCATCGACCCCACCGCCGGGCCAGCAGAACGTGCTGATCGCGGGTAGCCAGTCCGGCCGGTGCATCGACATCCCCAACTCCAGCACCAGCAACGGCGCCCGCCCGCAACTCTGGGACTGCCACGGTGGCACCAACCAGCGTTGGACCCATACCGCCAACCGCACCCTGACCGTCTACGGCAACAAGTGCCTGGATGCCAGCGGGGCAGGCAGCAGCAACGGCACCGCTGTCCTCATCTGGGACTGCAACGGTCAACCGAACCAGCAGTGGAACGTGAACTCCAACGGCACCATCACCGGCGTCCAGTCAGGGCTCTGCCTCGACGCCGTCGGTTCCGGCACGGCCAATGGGACGCAACTACACCTCTGGGCCTGCCACGGCGGCGCCAACCAGCAGTGGAGCACGCGCAACTAG
- a CDS encoding DM13 domain-containing protein, producing the protein MRASIFRSPVALAGLAAVVVVAVLAAYWFQPWKLFTDTYVDEALPPAGVMTPAATTPMSTPQSPTASATAPAVNEILAAGEFVTHEHETTGSAEIVRLANGRHQLVVKDLKTSNGPDLRVWLTDQPVTRGTAGWRVFDDGEWVELAKLKGNKGNQVYELPASVDPRDFRSVSIWCKRFAVSFGAADLTST; encoded by the coding sequence ATGAGGGCATCGATCTTCCGGTCGCCGGTGGCATTGGCTGGTCTCGCCGCCGTTGTCGTCGTGGCGGTCCTGGCCGCCTACTGGTTCCAGCCGTGGAAGCTGTTCACCGACACGTACGTCGACGAAGCGCTTCCTCCCGCCGGGGTGATGACACCGGCCGCCACGACGCCGATGTCCACGCCCCAGTCCCCCACGGCATCGGCCACCGCCCCTGCGGTCAACGAGATCCTGGCTGCGGGCGAGTTCGTCACCCATGAGCACGAGACGACCGGCAGCGCCGAGATCGTCCGGCTCGCCAACGGGCGCCACCAGCTCGTCGTGAAGGACCTGAAGACGTCGAACGGACCGGACCTGCGGGTGTGGCTGACCGACCAACCGGTCACCCGGGGCACGGCCGGCTGGCGGGTGTTCGACGACGGCGAATGGGTCGAGCTGGCAAAGCTCAAAGGCAACAAGGGCAACCAGGTGTACGAGCTACCAGCCTCGGTCGACCCGCGCGACTTCCGCAGCGTCTCCATCTGGTGCAAGCGGTTCGCGGTCTCCTTCGGCGCGGCCGACCTCACGAGCACCTGA
- a CDS encoding glucose 1-dehydrogenase: MNRFDNQTVLVTGGTGGQGSSHVRAFHAEGANVVIGDIDAERGAALADELGTRARFTRLDVTDERSWSAAVQAAESTFGALNVLVNNAGVQNPPAPIENTDRATWSRILDINLTGTFLGIKVAAPALRRAAGGTIVNIASTMGLGGTAHYAPYVASKWAVRGLTRTAALELGRDHIRVNTIHPGVIATPFIQEPAAGATMAIADFYSPEPFAIPRLGEPTDVTRLLLFLTSSDASFITGSEYVIDGGLLLGPALQAETA; encoded by the coding sequence ATGAACCGCTTCGACAACCAGACCGTGCTCGTGACCGGTGGGACCGGCGGCCAGGGCTCCAGCCACGTACGCGCCTTTCACGCGGAGGGAGCGAACGTGGTGATCGGCGACATCGACGCCGAACGCGGCGCCGCTCTCGCCGACGAGCTCGGGACCCGTGCTCGCTTCACCCGCCTCGACGTCACCGACGAAAGGTCGTGGTCCGCCGCCGTGCAGGCCGCCGAAAGCACCTTCGGCGCCCTGAACGTGCTCGTCAACAACGCAGGCGTCCAGAACCCGCCGGCGCCGATCGAGAACACGGACCGGGCCACGTGGTCGCGCATCCTCGACATCAACCTCACAGGGACCTTCCTCGGCATCAAGGTCGCCGCCCCCGCTCTGCGCCGAGCGGCAGGGGGAACCATCGTCAACATCGCCTCGACGATGGGCCTGGGCGGCACGGCGCACTACGCGCCGTACGTCGCCAGCAAATGGGCCGTGCGTGGTCTCACACGAACGGCGGCGCTCGAGCTCGGCCGCGACCACATCCGTGTGAACACCATCCACCCCGGCGTGATCGCGACCCCCTTCATCCAGGAACCAGCAGCTGGCGCCACCATGGCAATCGCCGACTTCTACTCACCCGAGCCGTTCGCCATCCCCCGGCTTGGGGAACCGACCGACGTCACTCGGCTTCTCCTGTTCCTCACGTCGTCGGACGCCTCGTTCATCACGGGTTCGGAGTACGTCATCGACGGTGGCCTCCTCCTCGGCCCCGCCCTTCAGGCTGAGACCGCATGA
- a CDS encoding TetR/AcrR family transcriptional regulator, which yields MSRVVTTYHQRVAQEKRALIVTAATALFLELGYDRTSLAQIAERSGVSRATLFKQFPSKAALFDAIVTESWATADEEEPPPAGNLVDGLRTIGRRYAELLSQPRMTDLFRIVIAELPRFPELAHAQFSHGKMPYFESVRGYLLAEHEAGTARVEDVELAATQFLGMISNYVFWPTLLVPGWEVSAERVAQVVDEAVRTIAARYAATGPDTSTTD from the coding sequence ATGAGCAGGGTCGTGACGACGTATCACCAGCGTGTGGCCCAGGAGAAACGCGCGCTGATCGTGACGGCCGCGACGGCACTGTTCCTCGAGTTGGGCTACGACCGGACGTCGTTGGCGCAGATCGCAGAGCGCTCGGGCGTTTCGCGCGCCACCTTGTTCAAGCAGTTTCCGAGCAAGGCTGCCCTGTTCGACGCCATCGTCACCGAGTCCTGGGCAACAGCTGACGAAGAGGAGCCCCCACCGGCGGGCAACCTCGTCGACGGGCTCAGGACCATCGGTCGCCGCTACGCCGAGCTGTTGAGCCAACCCCGGATGACCGACCTGTTCCGAATCGTCATCGCCGAGCTGCCGCGATTCCCCGAACTGGCCCACGCGCAGTTCTCGCACGGGAAGATGCCCTACTTCGAGTCCGTACGCGGCTACCTCCTGGCCGAGCACGAGGCGGGAACGGCGCGGGTCGAGGACGTGGAGCTCGCAGCCACCCAGTTCCTGGGCATGATCTCCAACTACGTCTTCTGGCCGACACTCCTCGTGCCGGGCTGGGAGGTGAGCGCCGAACGCGTCGCTCAGGTGGTCGACGAGGCCGTCCGCACCATCGCCGCCCGGTATGCCGCGACTGGACCAGACACGTCCACCACCGACTGA